A part of Candidatus Electrothrix aestuarii genomic DNA contains:
- the leuA gene encoding 2-isopropylmalate synthase, with the protein MQAEKLKKYRPYPIVPLHDRTWPDKTITEAPLWCSVDLRDGNQALRQPMNLEQKLEMFQLLVDIGFKEIEVGFPAASKVEFDFLRLLIEDNLIPEDVTVQVLTQAREHLIRKSFAALQGARKAIVHLYNSTSTLQRQVVFKMDRKEIIQLGVQGAEVIREEAGRFVGDIRYEYSPESFTGTELDFALEICEEVMKVWQPTPEKPVVINLPATVEMATANIYADQIEWFGRNMKNRDCALISLHAHNDRGSAVAATELALMAGADRIEGTLFGNGERTGNVDIVTLALNMFSQGVDPKLDFSNINRVVNVYKRCTDLPVHPRHPYAGDLVYTAFSGSHQDAISKGMDAVADDASGVWAVPYLPIDPEDVGRSYESIICINSQSGKGGAAYIMDRQFGFKLPKAMRPGFGRVVQEETEKVGSELSNKAVYGVFEREYLREEGYYRLKEFNVVKRHIDQQEERSTATIEAIVVVGGEERQLQGNGNGPLDAMCSALNGQTDLDFILTSYDEHSLTEGASSKAVTYIELMDRRENGSRESWWGAGMDTDIIVSSVKALLRAVNRMHVGR; encoded by the coding sequence ATGCAGGCTGAGAAATTGAAGAAGTATCGTCCCTACCCGATCGTGCCCTTGCACGACCGCACCTGGCCCGACAAGACCATCACCGAGGCACCTCTCTGGTGCTCTGTTGACCTCCGTGATGGTAATCAGGCCCTGCGTCAGCCCATGAACCTGGAGCAGAAGCTGGAGATGTTCCAGCTGCTTGTGGATATCGGATTCAAGGAAATCGAGGTGGGCTTTCCGGCGGCCTCCAAGGTGGAGTTTGATTTTCTTCGCCTGTTGATCGAAGATAACCTGATCCCGGAAGACGTGACGGTGCAGGTCCTGACCCAGGCCCGCGAGCACCTGATCCGCAAGAGCTTTGCTGCCTTGCAAGGAGCTCGCAAGGCCATTGTCCATCTCTATAACTCCACCTCCACCTTGCAGCGCCAGGTGGTCTTTAAGATGGACAGAAAAGAGATTATCCAGCTGGGGGTACAGGGGGCAGAGGTTATCCGGGAAGAGGCTGGGCGCTTTGTCGGTGATATTCGCTATGAATATTCACCAGAGAGTTTTACTGGCACGGAACTTGATTTTGCCCTGGAGATCTGCGAAGAGGTGATGAAGGTCTGGCAGCCCACCCCGGAGAAACCGGTGGTTATCAATCTGCCCGCGACCGTCGAAATGGCCACAGCCAATATCTATGCTGATCAGATTGAGTGGTTTGGCCGCAATATGAAAAATCGCGACTGCGCCCTGATCAGTCTCCATGCTCATAATGACCGGGGCAGTGCGGTCGCCGCAACGGAGCTGGCCCTGATGGCAGGGGCCGATCGCATCGAAGGTACCCTGTTTGGTAATGGCGAGCGCACCGGCAATGTGGATATCGTTACCTTAGCTCTGAATATGTTCAGTCAGGGCGTGGACCCGAAGTTGGATTTCTCCAACATCAATCGGGTGGTGAATGTGTATAAACGCTGCACTGATCTGCCGGTACATCCTCGCCATCCCTATGCAGGAGACTTGGTCTACACCGCTTTTTCCGGTTCCCATCAGGATGCCATCAGCAAGGGGATGGATGCGGTGGCTGACGATGCCTCCGGCGTCTGGGCCGTGCCCTATCTGCCTATTGATCCCGAAGATGTGGGCCGGAGCTATGAGTCCATCATCTGTATTAATAGCCAGTCCGGCAAGGGTGGAGCCGCCTATATCATGGATAGGCAATTCGGTTTTAAGCTGCCCAAAGCAATGCGGCCCGGTTTTGGGCGGGTGGTACAGGAAGAGACGGAAAAGGTTGGCAGTGAATTATCGAACAAGGCAGTGTATGGTGTTTTTGAGCGGGAATATCTGCGTGAGGAAGGATACTATCGACTCAAAGAGTTTAATGTGGTGAAACGCCATATTGACCAGCAGGAGGAACGTTCTACCGCCACTATTGAGGCCATCGTTGTTGTTGGGGGCGAAGAACGGCAGCTCCAGGGCAACGGTAATGGTCCCTTGGATGCCATGTGTTCTGCTCTGAACGGGCAGACCGACCTGGATTTTATCCTGACCTCTTATGATGAGCATTCCCTGACCGAAGGGGCCTCTTCTAAGGCGGTGACCTATATCGAGCTGATGGACCGGCGGGAAAACGGCAGCCGGGAAAGCTGGTGGGGAGCAGGTATGGATACGGATATTATCGTGTCCTCGGTCAAGGCCTTGCTCCGCGCGGTGAACCGAATGCATGTAGGGAGATGA
- a CDS encoding CreA family protein — MMKTRAIMGVGRAGGLLAALLVGTVGSTLETRTAQAEVVGEVSTTFKLIGANDKIVIEAFDDPDISGATCYLSRAKTGGIKGTVGLAEDTSDASLACRQTGPITLPEDVANGKDDGEQVFRKSTSILFKKLQVVRFYDPKRNTLIYLTYSDKLIDGSPKNSISTIVIRPWRK, encoded by the coding sequence ATGATGAAAACAAGAGCAATCATGGGAGTCGGAAGGGCAGGGGGGCTGCTGGCCGCCCTGCTCGTGGGTACGGTAGGAAGTACATTGGAGACAAGGACAGCCCAGGCTGAGGTCGTGGGCGAGGTCAGTACTACCTTTAAGCTCATCGGGGCCAATGATAAGATCGTGATTGAGGCCTTTGATGACCCGGATATCAGCGGGGCAACCTGCTACCTCAGTCGGGCCAAGACCGGTGGTATCAAGGGAACCGTGGGGCTGGCTGAGGATACATCTGATGCCTCCCTTGCCTGTCGCCAGACCGGGCCGATCACCCTGCCCGAGGATGTGGCCAATGGCAAGGATGATGGAGAGCAGGTTTTTCGTAAATCCACCTCCATCCTGTTTAAGAAATTGCAGGTAGTGCGTTTTTATGATCCTAAACGTAATACGTTAATCTATCTGACCTATTCGGATAAGCTTATTGACGGTTCACCCAAGAACTCGATTTCCACCATCGTGATCAGGCCTTGGCGAAAATAA
- a CDS encoding nucleotidyltransferase substrate binding protein codes for MTDQTPRWYYRFDNYQRAFNLLREAIEQETPLTQLEKEGVIQRFEPTMELAWKTLKDYLESEGVVFDQITPRAVIRRAFEAGVITQGDVWQKALDARNRMSHTYNFDTFERVIADIHESYLHVFDELHEFLLTQQINADSP; via the coding sequence ATGACTGACCAAACCCCACGCTGGTATTATCGCTTTGATAATTACCAACGTGCCTTCAACTTGTTGCGCGAGGCCATTGAACAGGAAACTCCACTGACGCAACTGGAAAAGGAAGGCGTGATTCAGCGTTTTGAGCCCACAATGGAACTTGCCTGGAAGACGCTGAAAGACTATCTGGAGAGCGAAGGCGTTGTGTTTGACCAAATTACTCCCCGCGCAGTCATTCGTCGTGCATTCGAAGCAGGAGTCATTACGCAGGGTGACGTTTGGCAAAAAGCCCTGGATGCCCGCAATCGTATGTCGCACACCTATAATTTTGATACCTTTGAGCGGGTTATTGCCGACATACATGAAAGTTATCTACACGTCTTTGATGAACTACATGAGTTCTTACTGACTCAGCAGATCAACGCAGACTCGCCATGA
- a CDS encoding nucleotidyltransferase domain-containing protein: MTDDFGLSDEQRELILKILSTAQKSIEQVAVFGSRAQGKHRPNSDLDLVLYGSADEVVCDRLWTLFHESLLPFAVDVVSYSTITYAPLRTHIDAVARPLFIHTEQGLVVYDKSTMRLSHPLRLPCRNCSLLEE; the protein is encoded by the coding sequence ATGACTGATGATTTTGGCCTGAGTGATGAGCAACGGGAGCTCATTCTGAAAATCTTGTCTACAGCCCAGAAGAGCATAGAGCAGGTGGCTGTCTTTGGTTCCCGTGCGCAAGGAAAGCATCGTCCTAACTCTGATCTGGATTTAGTGCTCTATGGTTCTGCTGACGAAGTGGTATGTGACCGCCTGTGGACCTTGTTTCATGAAAGTCTTCTACCATTTGCTGTTGATGTTGTAAGTTACAGCACTATCACCTATGCGCCGTTGCGGACACATATTGATGCTGTGGCGCGTCCGTTGTTTATCCATACTGAGCAAGGATTGGTGGTCTATGATAAAAGTACTATGAGGTTGTCTCATCCCCTTCGTCTCCCTTGCCGTAACTGTTCCCTGTTAGAAGAATAA
- the radA gene encoding DNA repair protein RadA has protein sequence MPPKEQKIYLCSACGFESRKWLGRCPECGEWDSLNEQKKLKFRTGRTGRATAEVFPLTGEGGEEPVRLVTGISELDRTLGGGIVPGSMVLIGGDPGIGKSTLILQLLAALAGQKHKVLYASGEESVGQIRMRAERLNVRSEHIFLAAENSVQAIIGLSDEVRPAFLAVDSIQTMFSEEVSSAPGSVTQVRESASLFVNLAKRTDLPIILIGHVTKDGSIAGPRVLEHMVDTVLYFEGDSGQVFRVLRTVKNRFGSTNEIGVFEMKESGLAEVDNPSALFLAERPVNVPGSVVMPSIEGTRPILVEVQALVSPSSLGTARRTAIGADPQRLALLTAVLEKKIGVTLFDHDIFLNIAGGIRIDEPALDLGVIVALLSSLYEKVVEPTTVVCGEVGLAGEIRAVGQMELRLREAQRLGFKTFLMPESSSRQLEAGATKGIQVHPVRTVHEVVERLFVG, from the coding sequence ATGCCCCCTAAAGAACAAAAAATCTATCTCTGCTCTGCCTGTGGCTTTGAAAGCCGGAAATGGCTGGGTCGTTGCCCGGAATGTGGTGAATGGGACAGTCTGAACGAGCAGAAAAAGCTGAAGTTCCGTACTGGTCGAACAGGTCGGGCAACAGCAGAAGTTTTCCCTTTGACCGGAGAAGGCGGTGAAGAGCCAGTCCGTCTGGTCACCGGGATCAGCGAGCTGGATCGCACCCTGGGAGGCGGTATTGTGCCTGGTTCTATGGTGCTGATCGGCGGCGATCCTGGCATAGGAAAGTCCACTCTGATCCTCCAGTTATTGGCAGCCTTGGCCGGGCAAAAGCATAAGGTGCTCTATGCCAGCGGTGAGGAATCAGTAGGCCAGATTCGGATGCGGGCAGAACGACTGAATGTGCGCAGTGAACATATTTTTTTGGCGGCGGAAAACTCAGTCCAGGCTATAATTGGTCTGAGCGATGAGGTGCGCCCTGCCTTTCTGGCTGTGGACTCCATCCAGACCATGTTCAGCGAGGAGGTCAGCTCGGCCCCAGGTTCGGTCACCCAGGTGCGGGAATCTGCCTCCCTCTTTGTTAATCTGGCCAAACGCACCGACCTGCCCATTATCCTGATCGGTCATGTAACTAAGGACGGCTCCATTGCCGGGCCTCGGGTTCTGGAGCATATGGTGGATACGGTGCTCTATTTTGAGGGCGACAGCGGGCAGGTCTTCCGGGTCTTGCGCACGGTGAAAAACCGCTTTGGTTCCACCAACGAGATTGGTGTGTTTGAAATGAAGGAGAGCGGGCTTGCCGAGGTGGATAATCCCTCGGCCCTGTTTTTGGCCGAACGTCCGGTCAATGTGCCCGGTTCTGTGGTCATGCCCAGTATAGAGGGAACCCGTCCCATTTTGGTAGAGGTCCAGGCTCTGGTCAGTCCGTCCAGCCTGGGTACGGCCCGAAGGACCGCCATCGGCGCGGATCCCCAACGGTTAGCACTGCTTACCGCTGTCCTGGAAAAGAAAATAGGGGTCACCCTGTTTGATCATGATATCTTTCTCAATATTGCAGGTGGGATCCGTATTGATGAACCGGCCCTGGATTTAGGCGTGATCGTGGCGTTGCTCTCCAGCCTCTATGAAAAAGTGGTTGAACCCACCACTGTGGTCTGCGGCGAGGTTGGTCTGGCCGGGGAAATCCGCGCTGTAGGCCAGATGGAGTTGCGGCTTCGCGAGGCCCAACGCTTGGGCTTTAAAACCTTTCTCATGCCAGAGTCCAGCAGTCGGCAACTGGAGGCTGGCGCGACCAAAGGAATTCAGGTGCATCCGGTCCGTACGGTGCATGAAGTGGTGGAGCGCTTGTTTGTGGGGTAG